TACTGATCAACGCTCTCGTAATAAACGTCGGTTATTATACCTTCGGGACAGCGTTTGGTTATCCAAACCTTCCCATCGTTCTCCCATATGAGGGCTGGAACGACCCTCCTCGTTTCGGGACAGATAGAATACGTCCTGTGGGGCAGGGGCCCTCCGTAGGCCCTGCTTGCACTCTTGAGCATGCGCTCAAACTCTTCCTCATTTATCTCGGGGAATTCGATAATATCCCTTATCCTGCGGGTTGATTCGGCGAACTCTTTTTCGCCGCTTGGAACTTCACCAACACTTTCGGCCATGGGTTTCACCCCTGCGTTTGACTTCTCCCTGTCTGCTTATTCCTTCAATCCCGGGGTATAAAAGCTTTTGCGTAAATATGCAAATTTTCCTGCATAGGTATGGGATATATGTGGGTAGCCGACGGAACCGTTCGATCCGAGGAAACCATTAAAAGCCGGCCGTACTATCCTTTGAGAGGTGGTAGAATGCCGGCGAGAGAGATGAGGATGGAGATGTTCCTGAGGGCTCTGCTAAAGAGGGACTTTTCCAGGGCCAAGGGGCACCTGGAGAAGCTCCAGAAGATGGCCGGCCCCGACGAGTGGGGCAGGGGCTACGGCAAGGCCATAAACGGCTTCATGAGCGCCATAAAGGACAACGACCCCAACTCCCTCATAGTCCAGCTCATCAGCGAGCACGACAGGGAGAAGGCGGAGAAGCTCCTCGAGCACTTCCAGGGGATACTCGAGCACGAGTTCAGGGACGAGTACGAGAAGGGCTACTACACCGCCTGGGTCGAGTTCCTCAAAGCCTATCTCTCTCAGAAGACGCTCTCATGAGGTGCTCCCATGGGGAAGGAAGAACTCATGAGGAAGCTTGAAGAGCGCATAAGGAACTGCCAGAAATGCCCGCTTGGGGGCCTTAGAACCAACGCCGTTCCCGGTTCCGGGAGCTATGACGCCAAGGTGATGTTCGTCGGCGAAGCGCCGGGCTACTGGGAGGATCAGAAGGGGCTCCCCTTCGTCGGAAGGGCAGGGAAGGTACTCGACGAGCTCCTGGCTGAGATAGGTCTCACCAGGGATGAGGTTTACATAACCAACATAGTCAAGTGCCGCCCGCCCGAGAACCGCGACCCGCTGGAGGATGAGATAAAGGCCTGCTCCCCCTACCTCGACAGACAGATAGACATCATCC
Above is a window of Thermococcus celericrescens DNA encoding:
- the udg gene encoding type-4 uracil-DNA glycosylase; amino-acid sequence: MGKEELMRKLEERIRNCQKCPLGGLRTNAVPGSGSYDAKVMFVGEAPGYWEDQKGLPFVGRAGKVLDELLAEIGLTRDEVYITNIVKCRPPENRDPLEDEIKACSPYLDRQIDIIRPRVIVPLGRHSMRYILEKFGFDPEPISKIHGKTFETHTLFGKIIIMPMYHPAAALYRPPIKEELRKDFLRLGELIGSPL